One window of Paroedura picta isolate Pp20150507F chromosome 2, Ppicta_v3.0, whole genome shotgun sequence genomic DNA carries:
- the MGAT2 gene encoding alpha-1,6-mannosyl-glycoprotein 2-beta-N-acetylglucosaminyltransferase, which produces MRLRIYKRKVLALLLALAAAACALALWSSSSGSNGGGEAEEEAAGPKAAAEGEEAAAAAALAGSSVSSSVGVVGGSVAGPGPGSASSLGGGAANASWGPASWASPAGPGAGNGSWSPRALRSLVYRLNFDQAVRQEALWTAAGEAAEGASGEASLALVVQVHERAEHLRLLLASLRRAPGAEKVLLVLSHDVWSPELNALAASVDFCAVVQIFFPFSRQLYPREFPGSDPRDCPRDVGRAAAERRGCLNARFPDSFGHYREAAFAQAKHHWWWKLHFVWERLRALRRRPPALLLLLEEDHVVAPDFFAATQALWALRRQRCPDCQLLALGSYAALRGPAAALAPRAARAHLLAWRSTEHNMGMALPRETYEELRACARAFCTYDDYNWDWTLQHLTVACLPRFWKALVPDLPRVFHTGDCGGMHHPPARACRPPAALAARLDALLDAARPHLFPAAMSLARRHALAPVAPHVKNGGWGDIRDHELCQSYQRLP; this is translated from the coding sequence ATGAGGCTCCGCATCTACAAGCGCAAAGTGCTGGCGCTGCTGCtcgccctcgccgccgccgcctgcgccCTCGCcctctggagcagcagcagcggcagcaacgGCGGCggcgaggcggaggaggaggcggccgggCCCAAAGCGGCGGCCGAGggcgaggaggcggcggcggcggcggcgttggcGGGGAGCAGCGTGAGCAGCAGCGTGGGCGTCGTGGGCGGCAGCGTGGCGGGGCCGGGCCCGGGGAGCGCGAGCAGCCTGGGCGGCGGGGCGGCCAACGCGTCGTGGGGTCCGGCGTCCTGGGCGTCGCCTGCGGGGCCGGGCGCGGGCAACGGCTCGTGGTCTCCGCGGGCGCTGCGCTCGCTCGTCTACCGGCTCAACTTCGACCAGGCGGTGCGGCAGGAGGCGCTGTGGacggcggcgggggaggcggcCGAGGGGGCGTCGGGGGAGGCGTCGCTGGCGCTGGTGGTGCAGGTGCACGAGCGGGCGGAGCACCTGCGGCTGCTGCTGGCGTCGCTGCGGCGGGCGCCGGGCGCCGAGAAGGTGCTGCTGGTGCTGAGCCACGACGTGTGGTCGCCGGAGCTGAACGCGCTGGCCGCCTCGGTGGACTTCTGCGCCGTCGTGCAGATCTTCTTCCCCTTCAGCCGCCAGCTGTACCCGCGCGAGTTCCCGGGCTCGGACCCGCGCGACTGCCCGCGCGACGTGGGCCGGGCGGCGGCCGAGCGGCGGGGCTGCCTGAACGCGCGCTTCCCGGACTCGTTCGGCCACTACCGCGAGGCGGCCTTCGCGCAGGCCAAGCACCACTGGTGGTGGAAGCTGCACTTCGTGTGGGAGCGCCTGCgcgccctccgccgccgcccgcccgccctgctgctgctgctcgagGAGGACCACGTCGTGGCGCCCGACTTCTTCGCCGCCACGCAGGCCCTGTGGGCGCTCCGCCGCCAGCGCTGCCCGGACTGCCAGCTGCTGGCGCTCGGCTCCTACGCCGCCCTGCGCGGGCCCGCCGCCGCCCTGGCCCCCCGCGCCGCCCGCGCCCACCTGCTGGCGTGGCGCTCGACCGAGCACAACATGGGCATGGCGCTGCCGCGGGAGACCTACGAGGAGCTGCGCGCCTGCGCCCGCGCCTTCTGCACCTACGACGACTACAACTGGGACTGGACGCTGCAGCACCTCACCGTCGCCTGCCTGCCGCGCTTCTGGAAGGCGCTCGTGCCCGACCTGCCGCGCGTCTTCCACACCGGCGACTGCGGCGGCATGcaccacccgcccgcccgcgcctgccgcccgcccgccgccctgGCCGCCCGCCTCGACGCCCTCCTCGACGCCGCCCGCCCGCACCTCTTCCCCGCCGCCATGAGCCTCGCCCGCCGCCACGCCCTCGCGCCCGTCGCGCCCCACGTCAAGAACGGCGGCTGGGGGGACATCCGCGACCACGAGCTCTGCCAGAGCTACCAGCGCCTGCCCTGA